In Pseudonocardia sp. EC080619-01, the following proteins share a genomic window:
- a CDS encoding ABC transporter ATP-binding protein, translating to MGHQTCEALVPVAIGVAIDQAVATGEATALLVCVAGLVLLFATLNVCYRWFARLARTAVVDESHALRIEMAGRLLRPGGLMSARHRGELLTIASSDADQVSRAVVWIAGLAGAVAAMAVSCVVLLGIDVRIGLLLIATAVVTTVALNTLSPLLARRVEGQQESLAAASALATDLVTGLRVVHGLRAEETAVQRYRVVSRAAEAAGIRSGTAKSVQLGATVLGGTVVLVVSMLSAGLLAVQGAIGIGAFVAAVGAAQFIAEPLSAAGMYLQFGAAALASSGRVAGVLDGTVAPRTAAAPDEPGVTLLLPVDGCTGVVADPPVVEDLLAVLRGDGPGRLVVGWDGEPPRNVHVEPVRAHLFAGTFADNLALGRPAGEPEDLRPALVAAGGADLVDGRLEGLRASLRDRGLSLSGGQRQRIALARALHTDPEALVLTDPTSALDPVTEESVADGLRALRHGPEAGPRTTILVTTSPVLLDRTDRVLFVRSSGEVVAGTHAALLDAEPDYCRRTVG from the coding sequence ATGGGACACCAGACCTGCGAGGCGCTGGTGCCGGTAGCGATCGGGGTGGCAATCGACCAGGCCGTCGCAACCGGAGAGGCCACGGCACTGCTGGTGTGCGTGGCTGGGCTCGTGTTGCTCTTCGCGACGCTGAACGTCTGCTACCGGTGGTTCGCACGGCTGGCGCGGACCGCCGTCGTCGACGAGTCCCACGCGCTGCGGATCGAGATGGCGGGACGGTTGCTGCGGCCCGGCGGCCTCATGTCGGCCCGCCACCGTGGCGAGCTGCTCACTATCGCGTCGTCGGACGCGGACCAGGTCTCGCGGGCCGTGGTGTGGATCGCGGGTCTGGCCGGGGCGGTGGCGGCGATGGCCGTCAGCTGCGTGGTGCTGCTCGGGATCGATGTCCGTATCGGACTGCTGCTGATCGCCACGGCGGTGGTGACGACGGTCGCGCTGAACACCCTGTCCCCGCTGCTCGCCCGACGTGTGGAGGGCCAGCAGGAGAGCCTGGCCGCCGCGTCGGCGCTGGCCACCGACCTGGTGACCGGGCTGCGCGTGGTGCACGGGCTCCGGGCCGAGGAGACCGCGGTGCAGCGCTACCGCGTGGTCAGCCGGGCCGCCGAGGCAGCCGGGATCCGTTCGGGCACCGCGAAGTCGGTCCAGCTCGGGGCGACGGTGCTGGGTGGGACGGTGGTGCTGGTCGTGTCGATGCTCTCGGCGGGCTTGCTGGCGGTGCAGGGTGCCATCGGGATTGGGGCCTTCGTCGCCGCGGTCGGTGCGGCGCAGTTCATCGCCGAGCCGCTGTCGGCGGCAGGGATGTACCTGCAGTTCGGGGCGGCGGCGCTCGCAAGCTCCGGGCGCGTCGCCGGCGTCCTCGACGGGACCGTGGCGCCTCGGACGGCGGCGGCCCCCGACGAGCCGGGGGTCACGCTCCTGCTGCCTGTCGACGGGTGCACCGGTGTCGTCGCCGACCCGCCGGTGGTCGAGGACCTGCTCGCGGTCCTGCGTGGCGACGGGCCGGGGCGGCTCGTCGTCGGATGGGACGGCGAGCCACCGCGGAACGTGCACGTGGAACCGGTCCGCGCGCACCTGTTCGCCGGGACCTTCGCCGACAACCTCGCCCTCGGGCGGCCGGCGGGCGAACCGGAGGACCTACGACCGGCGCTGGTCGCGGCCGGTGGCGCCGACCTCGTGGACGGACGGCTCGAGGGGCTGCGTGCCTCGCTGCGCGACCGGGGCCTGAGCCTGTCCGGTGGTCAGCGCCAGCGGATCGCGCTGGCCCGCGCACTGCACACCGACCCGGAGGCACTCGTGCTCACCGATCCGACGAGCGCGCTCGACCCGGTGACCGAGGAGTCCGTCGCGGACGGCCTGCGCGCGCTGCGCCACGGCCCGGAGGCTGGGCCTCGCACGACCATCCTGGTCACGACAAGTCCCGTCCTGCTCGACCGCACCGACCGGGTGTTGTTCGTGCGGTCCTCCGGCGAGGTCGTCGCGGGGACGCACGCCGCGCTGCTCGACGCCGAACCCGACTACTGCAGGAGGACCGTCGGATGA
- a CDS encoding ABC transporter ATP-binding protein, whose protein sequence is MTARLPLADAVRVRRAVTGYLRDRRGLTAATVTLAVLASLAGLVAPWAIGRMVDAVIAGGDAGTIVGLTALVAGSGVGAAVLTAVSGALVARIGQRVLARMREDTVAAAMRMPSAEIEESGRGDLLSRVGDDVAVISEVVAALLAPWVGAVLTVGLTMVGLFALDPWLAAAGLLSIPVYVFALRWYLPRAAARYAQERAAFGDRAEALVSSLEGLPTLRAYGAEERHVELVGESSCRARDISRAVVWFATAWGKWVNIAELVGLASIVVTGFVLVRTGSASVGAVTAAALYFHRLFNPLGLLVSSFDQVQSAFASLQRIVGVIGAAPAPTAGAPVSRCGDLVADAVTHRYPGTKAPVLSDVSVHLRAGETVALVGASGAGKSTLAVLLAGLAPPSQGRVTWAGAPSDRDTPLVLVTQETHVFAGPLAEDLRLARPDATDDDVVHALQAVGADWVAELPDGVRTIVGELGHHLGAEQVAQVALARALLADPAVVLLDEATAEAGSRDAIRLEDAAAAVLTGRTGLVVAHRLRQTVTADRILVMDGGWIVESGTHDELAAGDGHYARLWAAWSGARPQVRRS, encoded by the coding sequence ATGACCGCACGCCTTCCCCTCGCCGACGCCGTCCGGGTTCGGCGGGCGGTCACCGGGTACCTGCGTGATCGGCGGGGACTCACCGCCGCGACGGTGACGCTGGCGGTGCTGGCCTCGCTTGCAGGTCTTGTCGCGCCGTGGGCGATCGGCCGGATGGTCGACGCCGTGATCGCCGGCGGCGATGCCGGCACGATCGTCGGTCTGACCGCGTTGGTCGCCGGCTCGGGCGTCGGGGCGGCGGTCCTGACCGCGGTGAGCGGGGCGCTCGTGGCCCGGATCGGGCAGCGGGTGCTGGCCAGGATGCGGGAGGACACCGTGGCGGCGGCGATGCGGATGCCCTCGGCCGAGATCGAGGAGTCCGGTCGCGGTGACCTGCTGAGCCGGGTCGGTGACGACGTCGCCGTGATCAGCGAGGTCGTCGCCGCGCTGCTCGCGCCGTGGGTCGGTGCCGTGCTCACCGTGGGGCTGACGATGGTGGGGCTGTTCGCGCTCGATCCGTGGCTCGCCGCCGCCGGGTTGCTCTCGATCCCGGTCTACGTGTTCGCGCTGCGCTGGTACCTCCCGCGCGCCGCGGCCCGCTACGCGCAGGAGCGCGCCGCGTTCGGCGACCGCGCCGAGGCGCTGGTGTCCTCCCTGGAGGGGCTGCCTACGCTGCGCGCGTACGGGGCCGAGGAGCGCCACGTCGAGCTGGTGGGGGAGTCGTCGTGTCGGGCACGGGACATCTCCCGTGCGGTCGTGTGGTTCGCGACGGCCTGGGGCAAGTGGGTAAACATCGCCGAGTTGGTCGGCCTCGCCTCGATCGTGGTCACCGGCTTCGTCCTGGTCCGGACCGGCTCAGCGTCGGTCGGAGCAGTGACTGCGGCAGCGCTGTACTTCCACCGGTTGTTCAACCCGCTCGGTCTGCTGGTGTCGAGCTTCGACCAGGTGCAGTCGGCGTTCGCGAGCCTGCAACGGATCGTCGGGGTGATCGGTGCGGCACCGGCACCCACGGCCGGTGCGCCGGTGTCGCGCTGCGGGGATCTCGTCGCCGACGCGGTCACCCACCGCTATCCGGGGACGAAGGCACCGGTCCTGTCCGACGTGTCCGTCCACCTGCGCGCGGGGGAGACGGTCGCGCTCGTCGGGGCGAGCGGGGCCGGGAAGTCCACCCTCGCCGTCCTGCTGGCCGGTCTCGCCCCGCCGAGCCAGGGCCGGGTGACCTGGGCCGGGGCACCATCGGACCGGGACACGCCGCTCGTGCTCGTGACCCAGGAGACGCACGTGTTCGCCGGCCCGCTGGCCGAGGACCTGCGGCTCGCCCGGCCGGACGCGACCGACGACGACGTCGTGCACGCGCTGCAGGCGGTCGGCGCGGACTGGGTCGCCGAGCTGCCCGACGGCGTGCGGACGATCGTGGGCGAGCTCGGCCACCACCTGGGCGCCGAGCAGGTCGCCCAGGTCGCGCTGGCTCGTGCGCTGCTGGCCGACCCGGCCGTCGTCCTGCTCGACGAGGCGACGGCCGAAGCAGGCAGCCGGGACGCCATCCGGCTCGAGGACGCGGCAGCAGCTGTCCTCACCGGACGGACCGGCCTCGTGGTGGCGCACCGGCTGCGGCAGACCGTCACCGCGGACCGGATCCTGGTCATGGACGGCGGCTGGATCGTCGAGTCCGGGACGCACGACGAGCTGGCTGCCGGCGACGGACACTACGCCCGCCTCTGGGCGGCCTGGAGCGGGGCGCGTCCCCAGGTGCGTCGGTCGTGA
- a CDS encoding CHY zinc finger protein → MNGTDGNDLRVYGAVVDHEARCTHYRGPLDVVAMRFRCCDRYYPCLHCHAEHADHPARRWPAAERSEPAVLCGVCRTEMSVDTYVDTDGCPRCSAPFNPGCRLHHGYYFEPPPGHQVR, encoded by the coding sequence GTGAACGGGACGGACGGGAACGACCTGCGGGTGTACGGGGCCGTCGTCGACCACGAGGCCCGTTGCACGCACTACCGCGGACCGCTCGACGTCGTCGCCATGCGGTTCCGGTGCTGCGACCGGTACTACCCGTGCCTGCACTGCCACGCCGAGCACGCCGACCACCCCGCGCGGCGATGGCCCGCGGCGGAGCGGTCGGAACCGGCGGTGCTGTGCGGGGTGTGCCGGACCGAGATGAGCGTCGACACCTATGTCGATACCGACGGGTGCCCCCGGTGCTCGGCCCCGTTCAACCCGGGTTGCCGGCTCCACCACGGGTACTACTTCGAGCCGCCGCCCGGTCACCAGGTGCGGTAG
- the cynS gene encoding cyanase, whose amino-acid sequence MTSRLGALGSLLAAKKRLGLRWATIAETLGRSTEWTTSALLGQQTLSAEQAAAAGELLELDSTVVEALTLPPERGAGAVDTTDPLVYRLGEVVQVYGSTISELVREEFGDGIVSAIDFELGLERVADPKGDRVVITLNGKFLPYRTW is encoded by the coding sequence ATGACCTCCAGGCTGGGCGCGCTGGGTTCCCTCCTCGCGGCGAAGAAGCGGCTCGGGCTGCGGTGGGCGACCATCGCGGAGACGCTGGGCCGATCCACCGAGTGGACGACTTCGGCGCTCCTCGGCCAGCAGACCCTGTCCGCGGAGCAGGCCGCGGCCGCCGGTGAGCTGCTGGAGCTCGACAGCACGGTGGTCGAGGCGCTCACGCTCCCGCCGGAGCGGGGCGCCGGCGCCGTGGACACCACCGACCCGCTCGTCTATCGGCTGGGCGAGGTCGTGCAGGTCTACGGCTCGACGATCTCCGAGCTGGTCCGTGAGGAGTTCGGGGACGGGATCGTCTCGGCGATCGACTTCGAGCTCGGTCTGGAGCGGGTCGCCGACCCGAAGGGCGACCGCGTGGTGATCACGCTCAACGGGAAGTTCCTTCCCTACCGCACCTGGTGA
- a CDS encoding NAD-dependent formate dehydrogenase, with the protein MATILCVLYDDPVEGRPAIYARDGLPHLENYPDGQTLPTPSAIDFTPGELLGSVSGELGLRRFLEDRGHALIVTSDKDGAGSEFERRLPEADVVISQPFWPAYLTAERIAKAPNLKLALTAGIGSDHVDLDAAIEHGVTVAEVTYCNSISVAEHVVMMILSLVRNYLPAHQWVLDGGWNIADCVARAYDVEGMDVGTVAAGRIGLAVLRRLAPFDVRLHYTDRHRLPAEVEQELNLTYHPDARSMAPQCDVVTINAPLHHETRNLFDDDLLASMRRGAYLINTARGLIVDRDAIVRALESGRLAGYAGDVWYPQPAPADHPWRSMPHHGMTPHISGSTLSAQARYAAGTREILEAFLSGGPIREEYLIVDGGRLAGTGAHSYSAKDGDR; encoded by the coding sequence ATGGCCACGATTCTCTGCGTTCTCTACGACGACCCGGTCGAGGGCCGCCCGGCGATCTACGCCCGCGACGGGCTGCCGCACCTGGAGAACTACCCCGACGGGCAGACCCTGCCGACTCCGTCGGCGATCGACTTCACTCCTGGTGAGCTGCTCGGCAGCGTCTCCGGCGAGCTGGGTCTGCGCCGCTTCCTGGAGGACCGGGGCCACGCCCTGATCGTCACCTCCGACAAGGACGGGGCCGGCTCGGAGTTCGAGCGCAGGCTCCCCGAGGCCGACGTCGTCATCTCCCAGCCGTTCTGGCCCGCCTACCTGACCGCCGAGCGGATCGCGAAGGCACCGAACCTGAAGCTGGCCCTGACCGCGGGGATCGGTTCGGACCACGTCGATCTGGACGCCGCGATCGAGCACGGCGTCACCGTCGCCGAGGTCACCTACTGCAACTCCATCAGCGTCGCTGAACACGTTGTGATGATGATCCTCTCCCTGGTCCGCAACTACCTGCCCGCACACCAGTGGGTGCTGGACGGGGGCTGGAACATCGCCGACTGCGTCGCCCGCGCCTACGACGTCGAGGGCATGGACGTCGGCACGGTGGCCGCCGGCCGGATCGGGCTGGCCGTGCTGCGCCGACTGGCACCGTTCGACGTCCGGCTGCACTACACCGACCGCCACCGGCTCCCGGCGGAGGTCGAGCAGGAGCTGAACCTCACCTACCACCCGGACGCCCGGTCGATGGCTCCCCAGTGCGACGTCGTCACGATCAACGCTCCGCTGCACCATGAGACCCGCAACCTGTTCGACGACGACCTGCTCGCCTCCATGCGCCGCGGCGCCTACCTCATCAACACCGCCCGGGGGCTGATCGTCGACCGGGACGCGATCGTGCGGGCGCTGGAGAGCGGCCGGCTCGCCGGATACGCCGGGGACGTCTGGTATCCCCAGCCCGCACCTGCCGACCACCCCTGGCGGTCCATGCCACACCACGGCATGACACCGCACATCTCGGGATCGACCCTCTCCGCGCAGGCCCGCTACGCTGCCGGCACCCGCGAGATCCTCGAGGCCTTCCTCTCGGGCGGCCCGATCCGCGAGGAGTACCTGATCGTCGACGGCGGACGACTCGCCGGCACCGGCGCCCACTCCTACAGCGCGAAGGACGGAGACCGATGA
- a CDS encoding M24 family metallopeptidase, with translation MSTAERARVESLRGAESKAATLFEEALRRGFVVAGVTEQDVSDRIRDLADEMYGIRRFWHKRIVRAGRNTMAPYRENPPNLTIAANDIVFIDFGPVFQEWEADFGRTYVLGDDPARHRLAADLPRLWNAGRDRFREQPDITGEQLYRYVLDRIADSGWEHPETHTGHLVGEFPHERIDGEQRASYITDGNTSPLRRTAPSGQACHWILEIHIVNPARGFGGFHEQLLDI, from the coding sequence ATGAGCACGGCCGAGCGGGCGAGGGTCGAGTCCCTGCGGGGCGCCGAGTCGAAGGCGGCGACGTTGTTCGAGGAGGCGCTGCGGCGCGGATTCGTCGTCGCTGGGGTGACCGAGCAGGACGTGTCGGATCGGATCCGTGACCTGGCGGATGAGATGTACGGGATCCGCCGCTTCTGGCACAAGCGGATCGTGCGAGCGGGCAGGAACACAATGGCGCCCTACCGGGAGAACCCGCCGAACCTGACCATCGCCGCCAACGACATCGTGTTCATCGACTTCGGCCCGGTCTTCCAGGAGTGGGAAGCCGACTTCGGGCGCACCTACGTGCTGGGCGACGACCCAGCCCGCCACCGGCTGGCCGCCGACCTCCCGCGGCTGTGGAACGCCGGCCGCGACCGGTTCCGCGAGCAACCCGACATCACCGGCGAGCAGCTCTACCGATACGTACTGGACCGGATCGCCGACTCCGGCTGGGAACACCCCGAGACCCACACCGGGCACCTCGTCGGCGAGTTCCCGCACGAGCGCATCGACGGCGAGCAACGTGCCAGCTACATCACCGACGGCAACACGTCACCGCTGCGCCGGACCGCTCCGTCGGGCCAGGCCTGCCACTGGATCCTGGAGATCCACATCGTGAATCCCGCCCGCGGCTTCGGTGGCTTCCATGAGCAGCTCCTCGACATCTGA
- a CDS encoding molybdopterin-binding protein yields MPQYRVITAARIMGVGEDAVRRWIGAGELPSTSDRSNRMVVEGAELAGFARDRPGATVTDPSPGGRSARNRMVGLVTSVVTDLVMAKVEMQCGPHRVVSLISSEAARDLQLEPGSMAVAIVKSTDVVIEVPHSDPAQATPPPPAARPGRSDQRR; encoded by the coding sequence ATGCCGCAGTACCGGGTCATCACCGCCGCTCGCATCATGGGGGTCGGAGAGGACGCCGTCCGCCGGTGGATCGGTGCCGGGGAACTGCCATCCACGAGCGATCGGTCCAACCGGATGGTCGTCGAGGGGGCCGAGCTCGCCGGCTTCGCCCGGGACCGTCCCGGAGCCACCGTGACCGACCCGTCGCCGGGCGGCCGGTCCGCGCGCAACCGCATGGTCGGGCTCGTCACCTCGGTCGTCACGGACCTGGTGATGGCCAAGGTGGAGATGCAGTGCGGCCCGCACCGCGTCGTGTCGCTGATCAGCAGCGAGGCGGCACGTGACCTGCAGCTCGAGCCGGGCTCGATGGCTGTCGCCATCGTTAAGTCGACCGACGTGGTCATCGAGGTGCCCCACAGCGATCCGGCCCAGGCGACACCACCACCGCCGGCCGCTCGGCCGGGCCGAAGCGATCAGCGGCGGTGA
- a CDS encoding phosphotransferase — protein MVRTGNTVRRPAGPHTPAVHAFLRHLHDVGFGRVPRPLGIDDDGREILTYLPGAVVHPGHDHLLDPPRALTEIGKLIRAFHDASAEFTPPAEARWQVVIPDVGAELIVHHDLAAWNLVRSRHGWYLIDWDTAAPGTRLWDLAYAAHSLIPLSADPGWARPDPEVRLRCLVDAYGLDENARRRLVDLLPDRTRAMYRLLQEGADTGTEPWATLWAAGHGVVWKRNTDHLERHRGTWLSALLR, from the coding sequence GTGGTCAGGACCGGGAACACGGTGCGGCGCCCGGCCGGTCCGCACACCCCGGCGGTACATGCATTCCTGCGGCATCTCCACGACGTCGGCTTCGGCCGGGTCCCGCGGCCGCTAGGCATCGACGACGACGGGCGGGAGATTCTCACCTACCTGCCCGGTGCCGTCGTCCATCCCGGGCACGACCACCTGCTCGACCCGCCCAGAGCCCTGACCGAGATCGGGAAGCTGATCCGCGCCTTCCACGACGCATCAGCCGAGTTCACACCACCGGCCGAGGCACGATGGCAGGTCGTGATCCCCGACGTGGGTGCGGAGCTGATCGTCCACCACGACCTCGCTGCCTGGAACCTCGTGCGTTCGAGACACGGCTGGTATCTCATCGATTGGGACACCGCCGCTCCGGGCACCCGGCTCTGGGATCTCGCCTACGCCGCCCACAGCCTCATCCCACTCAGCGCAGACCCCGGCTGGGCCCGACCGGACCCCGAGGTGCGGTTGCGTTGTCTCGTCGACGCCTACGGGCTGGATGAGAACGCCCGTCGGCGGCTCGTCGACCTCCTCCCGGACCGGACCCGCGCGATGTATCGGCTCCTGCAGGAAGGGGCGGACACAGGAACCGAGCCCTGGGCAACGCTCTGGGCGGCCGGGCACGGTGTTGTGTGGAAGCGAAACACCGATCATCTCGAACGACACCGCGGGACCTGGCTGAGCGCCCTCCTGCGCTGA
- a CDS encoding galactose oxidase early set domain-containing protein, whose product MRRPRVSGRRLIAFATVAALATGGGVVTAPMVLAAPDGDPAAEGSWSVPFEEGGAATPRCEVVPSDNPGDDRDRLRCKPAAVTTAALPDGRILYGNGIESEENAEESVVPALSAEARDGRTRVLDLRDGTPSWTNPENETTDGSSPTIEEGRTSDDCLTDAPLGVAGVPGRGGDGLVGSANEQLGGPSAEPTCAPDDVPENDGDIFCADIAQLPDGRNLLVGGTDWYNEPSVLEKADGDPLNVGVIELEGLRSARTFDAKTDRWDATSPMKFGRWYPSVTTMPDGKVSAVSGTVKLIKSTQGSQVRRTETYDPATEQWTEDYSGPASEKTLPQNARMYLTPNGKLFYSGDGQMFGPFGQAVDEALFAQQGFFNSETKEWENTGITLPRSSPASVALPMKAPYDTMTILRAGGNFGPPPGTYVATPSTTLTTVDKDGGVSNVPGPNMAEGRWFSQPTPLPDGKTLLTSGARNDEVVFPGAELPVKQPEMYDPETNTFTEMALPERARTYHNNALLLPNGQVLVGGNSPISLGYSVQRDAVPGVTGNNDKDPSFEIFSPPYLHKGDRPNIDGVQQGIAWGEDFDIRTDDAKSVEKVTLMRMPSPQHVMDNDTRTLELPFTASEGGKLQASTPQDGVAAPPGYYYLFINRADGEGGSVPSVARIVKVSDESDTGEAIQPMGPETVEGFEPNGATRTEANTLLGNPPNPLETPTVPGQEDPLGVPQGVPGVTTPIPDTTGSGIGEGEPNLNGDGTEPEQGPPGGVENEPDQGLLPKLPLGGSETRRQPRRRGHDHRRIPRSRS is encoded by the coding sequence ATGAGACGTCCCAGAGTCTCGGGACGGCGGTTGATCGCCTTCGCGACGGTTGCCGCCCTCGCGACCGGAGGCGGCGTGGTCACCGCCCCGATGGTCCTCGCCGCTCCGGACGGCGACCCGGCCGCCGAAGGGTCCTGGTCGGTCCCGTTCGAGGAGGGCGGGGCGGCGACCCCGCGGTGTGAGGTCGTGCCCAGCGACAACCCCGGTGACGACCGGGACCGCCTGCGGTGCAAGCCCGCGGCCGTCACCACGGCCGCCCTGCCCGACGGCCGGATCCTGTACGGCAACGGGATCGAGAGCGAGGAGAACGCCGAGGAGTCGGTGGTCCCGGCGCTCTCGGCCGAGGCACGGGACGGCCGGACGCGGGTGCTGGACCTGCGTGACGGCACGCCGTCGTGGACGAATCCCGAGAACGAGACGACCGACGGCTCCAGCCCCACGATCGAGGAGGGGCGGACCAGCGACGACTGCCTCACCGACGCGCCGCTCGGCGTGGCCGGCGTCCCCGGACGTGGCGGCGACGGGCTCGTCGGCTCCGCCAACGAGCAGCTCGGCGGCCCGTCGGCCGAGCCGACCTGCGCACCGGACGACGTCCCGGAGAACGACGGCGACATCTTCTGCGCCGACATCGCACAGCTCCCGGACGGCCGGAACCTGCTGGTCGGCGGCACCGACTGGTACAACGAGCCGTCGGTCCTGGAGAAGGCGGACGGCGACCCGCTCAACGTCGGCGTCATCGAGCTCGAGGGGCTGCGCAGCGCGCGCACGTTCGACGCGAAGACCGACCGGTGGGACGCGACCTCGCCGATGAAGTTCGGCCGCTGGTACCCCTCGGTCACCACGATGCCCGACGGGAAGGTCTCCGCGGTCAGCGGCACCGTCAAGCTGATCAAGTCCACGCAGGGGTCGCAGGTCCGCCGGACCGAGACCTACGACCCGGCGACCGAGCAGTGGACCGAGGACTACAGCGGTCCGGCGTCGGAGAAGACGCTCCCGCAGAACGCCCGGATGTACCTGACGCCCAACGGCAAGCTGTTCTACAGCGGCGACGGCCAGATGTTCGGGCCCTTCGGCCAGGCCGTGGACGAGGCGCTGTTCGCCCAGCAGGGCTTCTTCAACTCCGAGACCAAGGAGTGGGAGAACACCGGCATCACCCTGCCGCGCAGCTCGCCGGCGTCGGTCGCCCTGCCGATGAAGGCGCCGTACGACACGATGACGATCCTGCGGGCGGGCGGGAACTTCGGCCCGCCGCCGGGAACCTACGTCGCGACCCCGAGCACGACGCTGACCACGGTCGACAAGGACGGCGGCGTCTCGAACGTGCCGGGACCGAATATGGCGGAAGGGCGCTGGTTCAGCCAGCCCACCCCGTTGCCGGACGGCAAGACGCTGCTGACCAGCGGGGCCCGCAACGACGAGGTCGTCTTCCCGGGGGCCGAGCTGCCGGTCAAGCAGCCCGAGATGTACGACCCGGAGACGAACACCTTCACCGAGATGGCGCTGCCGGAGCGTGCGCGGACCTACCACAACAACGCGCTGCTGCTGCCCAACGGTCAGGTCCTTGTCGGTGGCAACTCGCCGATCTCGCTGGGCTACAGCGTCCAGCGTGACGCGGTTCCGGGCGTGACCGGGAACAACGACAAGGACCCGTCGTTCGAGATCTTCTCGCCCCCCTACCTGCACAAGGGCGACCGTCCGAACATCGACGGTGTCCAGCAGGGCATCGCCTGGGGCGAGGACTTCGACATCCGCACCGACGACGCGAAGTCGGTCGAGAAGGTCACGCTCATGCGGATGCCGTCGCCGCAGCACGTGATGGACAACGACACCCGGACCCTGGAACTGCCGTTCACGGCGTCGGAGGGCGGGAAGCTGCAGGCCAGCACCCCGCAGGACGGCGTCGCAGCCCCTCCCGGCTACTACTACCTCTTCATCAACCGGGCGGACGGCGAGGGCGGCTCGGTCCCGTCGGTGGCGCGCATCGTCAAGGTGTCGGACGAGTCCGACACGGGCGAGGCGATCCAGCCGATGGGCCCCGAGACGGTCGAGGGCTTCGAGCCCAACGGGGCCACCCGGACCGAGGCGAACACGCTGCTCGGCAACCCGCCGAACCCGCTGGAGACGCCGACCGTGCCGGGCCAGGAGGACCCGCTGGGTGTCCCGCAGGGCGTCCCCGGTGTCACCACCCCGATCCCGGACACGACCGGGAGCGGGATCGGTGAGGGCGAGCCCAACCTGAACGGGGACGGCACCGAGCCCGAGCAGGGTCCGCCGGGCGGTGTGGAGAACGAGCCCGATCAGGGGCTGCTGCCGAAGCTGCCGCTCGGCGGCAGCGAGACGCGGAGACAGCCGCGACGGCGGGGCCACGACCACCGACGCATCCCGAGGTCACGCTCATGA
- a CDS encoding response regulator transcription factor: MSDPGGPATVLIVDDHPVVVDGVGALLEATADLRVAGWASDRATAITEAGRLCPTVVLLDLRMQGTYAPGMPARITSVAPGTRVLLHTATEELEPVRAALAGGADGVVFKDSRLLVEALRAVVAGQIPYVDARLLARERGPEGGRPASQVLSPREYELLCAVATGQSTREIAQALFLTESTVRSYLKSLFVKLGVHSRIEALAEARRQSLI, translated from the coding sequence ATGAGTGACCCCGGCGGCCCCGCCACGGTGCTGATCGTCGACGACCACCCGGTCGTCGTCGACGGCGTCGGCGCACTGCTGGAGGCCACCGCGGACCTGCGTGTGGCCGGGTGGGCGTCCGACCGCGCGACGGCGATCACCGAGGCCGGCCGTCTCTGCCCGACCGTCGTGCTGCTGGACCTGCGGATGCAGGGGACCTACGCGCCCGGGATGCCCGCCCGGATCACGTCCGTCGCTCCCGGGACCCGAGTGCTCCTCCACACGGCGACCGAGGAGCTCGAACCCGTCCGGGCGGCGCTGGCCGGAGGCGCCGACGGTGTCGTCTTCAAGGACAGCCGGCTGCTGGTCGAGGCGTTGCGCGCCGTCGTCGCCGGGCAGATCCCGTACGTGGACGCCCGGCTGCTCGCCCGCGAACGGGGACCCGAGGGCGGTCGTCCGGCCTCGCAGGTCCTCTCCCCCCGGGAGTACGAGCTCCTGTGTGCCGTCGCCACGGGGCAGTCGACGCGTGAGATCGCGCAGGCCCTCTTCCTGACCGAGAGCACGGTCCGCAGCTACCTGAAGTCCCTGTTCGTCAAGCTCGGGGTGCACAGCCGGATCGAGGCGCTCGCCGAGGCACGGCGCCAGTCCCTGATCTAG